The Betta splendens chromosome 12, fBetSpl5.4, whole genome shotgun sequence genome contains the following window.
CCAGACCATATTTACCTATCCACATTTTTAATGGTTACTTCTCAGTTCAAAAATTCAATCATTTAGAAAAAGGCCACCTGTATATTctgttcttttttcattttcagtacACTCACCTTGTGTTCGGTGAGATCGAATGATGCTCATAGAGCTGATCCAGTCAGGAGAAATCTTGGATACCAGTGAGTACAGAACCTCCAAGCTGGTGGCATCCACCACAAGGATTTCTGGGTAATGGCCATTGCAAAGCAGACGTCCCTCCCTCTGAGTGCCGATGGTGAATTGATAAAACTAGAGAACAAATATACTTTTCTTTAGTCTTCTAGCGGTCTAGTTTTAGCAGCAATATTGTCCACTTCCTTATGATCCCATGATGGGCAGAATGGATGCATGACGGTGTAACACATACAAAATGGTAATATAGAAGTGAAAAGAAATGGGTAACAGAAGGAAGAGTCTATGATTGTGCACCTTACCTGTATGCCAGTGTGAGCACAGGCCAGCTTGGTGAACTCGATGCAGCGGCCATCATTTACATCCCACAAACACATCTCTCTGGAAGAaaatcaaagaaagaaaaacaacttgtCAACCACCTTCTATAATTCTATTTAAAAGATGTTTTCATAAAGTAATAACtgaaaattacattttacaaatgaatGCAGCTAGCCTTAAGAACTTAAGTATCTGATAATAACATGTTCCTATTTACTTTGTAACCTAACAACTAACATCCAATAATTAACATGTTTCTATGTAATTCCAATGATATGCTAAATAGTGATATAAAAGTAATAAGCACAAATTACATGAGAAGCCATTCTAATGTGAAatgaaaattttaaaaaataactgTGTGGAACTTCTGATAATTAGATACCACATGTGGGTTTGATAAAAATGTACTCACCCACTCTCTGATGCACTAACAATGTAGTGTTTATCACTGCACACACTGGCCTTAGAAAGACAGGTGATGGAGGCTGTATGTCCAAATAACATGGCTCTGGGACAAATCTGAGAAGGTGAAATGAGAGTTTTGATTGTGAATGCAATATAGCCaattgaaagaaaaaacatcttAGGCAGATGACACACATCACTATCCTCATACCTCCAGCTCAGGTGTCATGTCCCAGAGGCAGATCTGTCCATCATGACATCCAGTGATGATGGTGCTGAAGTCGTCCatcaccagcaggctgctgaTGCAGTGAGTAGGAGCAGTGCGACCCCATAGCACTATGGGTAGAACCAGATTGTTCCCCGACATTGTGGTGATGTGTCTGGGCATATAGAGGAAGAGTTAAGGATGAGATCACAGACAAATGAGGCACTAATCTGAGGATATAAAAGATATATAGAAAATGTTATTGCAGAGTAGAAGTATATTGAAACAGAAGCTGTAATAGTGCTTTCACACATACCCTGAAACACAAGGTACAGTGCACACAGACTTTTAAACAAAACTAGTAGCTTTGCACAATATCATTTGTCATATTGGAGAACCAATTGTGAAACAGTAACTGTATATTTCTGAAAACTACTGTAGGTTCTACCATCTGACTTTGCAAAGGTATCCCCTACCTGATCCAGTGATGTCATCTATTGGAAAGAactgttcctttttttgtttgcagAGATCAACTggtataatattttagtatgaTAATGTACAAATAGACTGATTAATCGAATGATAGACGGTTGAGACATAACCGACACATTGTTTAAAAGCATTAGCCGCGTAATGATTTAATATAATCGAATGTAACAGGCCATGTCTAACAACAGATAGCACAGCGTCCACACATCTTAAGAATAACCGGTTGTGTTATTGGTAAATATTCACCTTGTCGCTTATACAGGGGCACAGACTGCGCAGTAGCATTGAAGACAGATGGAcaagtttatttatataacgcTGCAGGACTGTCGCCTAACAAAATGTCAGTGGGGGACATTATGAACATATTCTAAATGTTTAAAGATAATGGGATCGATTAGAGGACACAGAGCTGTGCAATGATCTGTGAAGTGCTAACGCTACACTACACCTGCAATGCCGCAACTTCCGGAGTTAGCAACACGGCTAACAGAACCTAAATACAATGTAAAAATGCGTTGACACATACCAGAAATTAGTCCAACTGAAACATTTCCTTTTGAAGAAAACGCCGTCGCTCAAATGCCTCCCTGGTGTCAAAAAATAACGTGTAATATTTCTATTTATGACTTGTTTTTAGCTGCTGTCCACTGAGATAAGCGGTCAGTTCGGTCCCCTGATCACGCGACATCTGAATCCCGCATCCGGTCTGTAttatatttacaaaataaaatattcccTTCCGTGCATCGAACACGATCTCGATCACACGAGTTTTTCCCTTTATTTGCAGAGATATCGCATCTTTTTCCTCGATTCTTCATGAATAtaaaataagaagaaaagattacttgaataataaaaaaaataataatttgattattagtataataaataattatttgttttatttttttaacaggtttaattttgttaaacagtttttttgtgGAGTATTTGCAGATCGAAGACGTTTGGTTTTATATTGAAAACCTAGAAGCCTGTACGTAAGTCAAGTTTGAATATTCATTATGCAATTGACCTTCCAAAGTAAACGTCAAACGTATTCGTTATGTTTTTTGTAAAGGTTTGTCATGCAGACAGTAAATTGCAGTGCGCTTTTAACAAACTATATTCTTATTATGATTTGTGGGTGTAATGGCTAATGTAATGCTTCGCCTTTCGTTTTAATTTGATATTCACAGTAAACATTTTTCAATCCTATAATGTGAAAATACAAACGGTTTCAGCggaagtgtttgtgttgttgttggccACTTACAAATGTATCCTATCGAGAGCGACACGTGTTGAAGGGGACACCGACGATTTGGGATTGTTGTGCCTTTTTCAAACAAAGTGATTTTGCTCTGACGTGTGGAGTTTATCGTGTGAGTCGTATCGTGATGATTTGACAGTTGACAGTGAGAGAAGGCTAGTTGTACGGCTAAAAGCGCGCTTCGGagctagctaacattagctgatGCAGGAGAACAACATGTCCAGACTTGATCCCAGGCGCACAGAGACCGTGGGGGGACCCCAGGCCACAACGTTATTGATGTTATAAATTCCTAATGGATTACGAATTCCCACAACAGCTTTTTCCTTCGTTTTACAATTGCGGACCACCGGACTCTGTTCTAAAGCACACTGCTGGAAAATGGGGCACCTACAACCGAGTCAAACCTGTGGTAAAGTCAGATTAGCATGTTTGATGTGAGATGAAGTCCTGTGATTACGCTGTTAATGATGAGTGTTGTGGTTTCAGGGCGGTTCGGGTCCTGTCTCCAGCTGGACGTTTGCATCCAGTCATCACACCAGAGGGGAGACGTGGCGTCACACGGAACCGGTGCCGATTCCACTCCTGTCTCCTAAAAACCGTGAGTCTGGTTTGTCTCCCACACACATGTCATGATAAACAATGAAGTAGAAAATAGTTTTGCAGTTCTGCTGCAAGCAGGTGACATCATCTGGACTGAAAACTCCATAACATAATGTACTGCATAATAAAAGTCACATTTGttcattctatcatttttgtgtgattgtgatattttattatatattacttgtaattattatttatctaaATGTTTGTAATTATTACTTTGCAGATTTTGTTGGGTATTCGACTCCTCCAGATCCACTGGATTTTACACAACATGTGAGTTTATCTAATGTAGTCATTAACTGTGTTCATACGTGCAATGGAACCCCAAACGTctgtaaatgctgctgtttgagTCAGTCACCTCATACATTAAATGGACTAGCATAAAGTTCATGGGGTTCATTGTGTTTAGATGCAGAACTTCTTTGAGGATCACTGTCATGATGCTTTTGGGTGCATGGGTGAAATCCTGGGTGAAAACTTCAACTTCAAATCAGGGAGAACACTGGTGAGTCTTACAACAGCAGTGATGCGAAATGTGTTTGTGGATAGCGCATATTGAAATTCTAATATTCAGAATATTCcttatttcaacttttaaccAACAATTTGAATCCCatgttttaaaagtaaaaacaagtgtgtgtgtgtgtgtgtgtgtgtgtgtgtgtgtgtgtgtgtgtgtgtttgtttgtacagaAGTATCAGAAGGATTCTATCCACATGTGGAAGGTGAAAAACTTCCTTGATATGATGAAGTTCAAAGTGTGAGTGGacctgattgattgattgattaatgTCAATGGCAGTCTCTGTATCGCCATTCCGCTGGTTTATGGTCTTGAACATTCTTCCTCCCAGTTGTACGAGGACCTACTCCTCCAGGCCGCTGGAAGTCTACAACAGCCTTCTGTCAGACGTGGTTCCTTCTGTCCcccctgagctgctgagctcccTGCTGCATGAGGAGCTGACGGAGCAGCGAGACCGCCTGCTGCTCTCAGAAGCATCCACAGGTGGCGCTCTAGCCTTTAACTCCTTTTCACAGACTGGCAGCAGCTTAGAGCACGGGTGCCTTATCTACCCAGGAAACCAGGGACTTGACCGTCTCAGTATCCTGCAAGTAACATTAATTACTGGCTTTCTTCTCATTGTTCTGTACTTTTTCTGGTTCATTGACAAAAGCACACACTAGGGATGATGTAACTGATGAGgtgctgcagcgtgttggtgcATGTACTGTTGGTTCTGTTTCTTAACGCAATACTCCAGACTTCCACAAAGTGGTGCTGCAGCACCAGGGAGGAGATTCTGCCTTTTTGGATGCCACTAGCAGCCCCCCATTAAGCCACCAGCTGAAAGGGCCCATCAGACAGATAAGCTCTAGCTCCCTCTTCAATGAATGTAAGAGCTCTGAGAatggtttattttaaaaatgctgcGGAATTGAGCCTGGGTTAAAGAATCCAGGGTTTACAGACCTTTTGGCACATTTGCTCTCAGGTTTTACTGCAGTGCGGTCAGATCGCCTGTGTGGAGTTTGGAGCTTCAGTGAAACAAAAGAGCCTCGTCTGCTGCAGGTCGTCAACACTAAGGATGTTGTGACATGCGTCAACATCAGGTTAGTGACCCTTACGGCCACGATGCTGCTGTTAGTGGGAGGTCAGAAAAGGTCTTATTGTGACATCCTCTGTGCTGTTTCTCAGTCCTCATGTTATAGGTGAAGTTCTGGTGACAAGTGAGAGCGGAGCAGCAAACCTGTGGACCATCGGCAAGGGGTGAGCGTGAATGTCCCTGCAGATGTTGGGTTACGATCGCACTGTATGTAAACACATATTCTGCCCTTTGGAAGGATGCAGAAGGTTCGTGAGGAGAGCAGCAACCTCTACTTTAATGCAGAGTCACCATGGCGATGGTGCGAGTTCTCTGCCCACCCAAGGGTGATGGCATATGCAGACAGAACAGGGGCGGAGCTGACAGACATCAGGGTAAGACGCAAAACTGGAAGAAACACGGTGCTTGTCAAGCcaggtttagtttagtttctaGTTTCTAGTTTAGTCACTAAAAGTAATGTGTGTCATAGGAGGATGTACCCGCTCTATAACCCTTTCTCCTGTTATTGCCTGGTCAGGTGAGTCCGGTCAGTGGCCACACGCTGTTTCGTATCAGCAACACCTCAGAATGTCGGAGTGGAGAGAGGCTTATATTGGCCAAATATCTGGGAGACGTCCACCCCTTCCACCACCTCATCACCACTCAGGTAAGGAATCCTGAACCAAGCCTTTAGACAACTAGCCAACGACTAGCCACTAATCTGTTACTGGCTGACTAAAGTCACTTCAAGCATGTTGTAGTGACATTAGGGACTTTCTGGCTCTGAAGTTTGTTTGTAGTGGCAGCGAGAAAGAAGCTCTAGTTTGAGTCCGTAGCATGTTCGTTACacagaggaaatgtgtttttccccctcttccAGTACTCGGCCTACATCAtagatgagcgtttcccctgcATGCCCATGCTTAAGTGGGATCACTTGATGCGGTCCCCGCCCATGTTTTGTCACATCCTTCCTGCCTCATCACAGTCTAGCACTGCGAAGGTGCTGCTGGGCTCCCACAGCTCTCAAGAAATTACTCTGTTGCAGTATTCAGGTGAGTACCAGTTTTACTGATGACGTTTTGTCAATTTGTGGCTAATGATTTTGCATTAAACTAATTTGAGTATATttgcctggtagctcagtaggtagagcattggcctggtaagtagaatagaatagaatgcctttattagtcccacagcggggaaattcccatcagcagccagcttgaccggtgCTAAAGAAGAAGGTTGTCCTTAAAGAAGACACTAGCTACATTAGCTTGACTTTTCTGCACCTTCCTATCCTGGCTTGGCAGCATGCAAGGATGCTTCACTTACCCTGGTATCTGCTTTTGTGCAAGGCTTCTCTGGTCCTCCATCATGactgtcctgtttgtgtttcaccttAACCTGCCCCAGCCACTGCTCATGACCTGGGTTAGGTGTGTTTGGCTAATCAGCTGCAAGTACATGCTTGGttgggaaaacaagcaggacagtgACCGTTCAAGGACCACGTTGACCATTGTTGATGTAAATCAGCCAGATTTAACTTAGACACACTAACAGCTGTGCGTATCCTCTCCCGTGTGCAGGAGGTCGCCATGAGCCCTGTTTCAGTCAAGGTCCTCCTCAGGCTCTGCTTACACCCAGAAACAGTCTAAAGCACCTTCCAGTTCAGATTCCTCACCGCCTGGACACGGCATCCAGCAGGCTGTCGTTGCCAGCTGCAGGTATGGATTGATGGATAGCACTGTGTTTGGGAGTTTGGAGCAGAGTTCAGTGTAGATAACAATACACGAGCAGGTTCTATTTCATAAGCAGCAACAGTAAACCTGTAACACAGAGCTTCTGTTATCTGACGATGACATCTGCAGAT
Protein-coding sequences here:
- the taf1c gene encoding TATA box-binding protein-associated factor RNA polymerase I subunit C, which translates into the protein MDYEFPQQLFPSFYNCGPPDSVLKHTAGKWGTYNRVKPVGGSGPVSSWTFASSHHTRGETWRHTEPVPIPLLSPKNHFVGYSTPPDPLDFTQHMQNFFEDHCHDAFGCMGEILGENFNFKSGRTLKYQKDSIHMWKVKNFLDMMKFKVCTRTYSSRPLEVYNSLLSDVVPSVPPELLSSLLHEELTEQRDRLLLSEASTGGALAFNSFSQTGSSLEHGCLIYPGNQGLDRLNFHKVVLQHQGGDSAFLDATSSPPLSHQLKGPIRQISSSSLFNECFTAVRSDRLCGVWSFSETKEPRLLQVVNTKDVVTCVNISPHVIGEVLVTSESGAANLWTIGKGMQKVREESSNLYFNAESPWRWCEFSAHPRVMAYADRTGAELTDIRVSPVSGHTLFRISNTSECRSGERLILAKYLGDVHPFHHLITTQYSAYIIDERFPCMPMLKWDHLMRSPPMFCHILPASSQSSTAKVLLGSHSSQEITLLQYSGGRHEPCFSQGPPQALLTPRNSLKHLPVQIPHRLDTASSRLSLPAAGLTCIQKKSGGKECLCVLQLTEAGDIFYQILTTEHTDNTSPSSAAEDEPLPTQAAKTTLQAPDSQVVASDAWSDDDAIGPSQAVTVAETPEKEQRSEAVSVDSFSEDSDAAERCRKPKQWLQVVINDDPEPDQVNGSEKNDVTPEGDKVGATKEPEVVEVAACGSRSHVGTNLQPSKQALVTWRSWLQKLMHKNSRPHHLPHFTVSTKGLLQLPNETRDPTEEQLVHQLKQDLRGCMSKRSLLSHGALSSLVTPDVVQVPNQVDTEVWRDQLSQRLTLSWQGEEAWRAWWEDQLGLNREKKVEALKRKRRREKEAKRASGQRMELSGSFTSSLSQSELDEFSDSTGWSSAASQGRHSDTEGTGLLSQRDGTPEATTPSTVQNDTPNPTPSSTPQTVKSQPGSERTPSSTQTGKHDSSAVNQRTRRRLADDRLSALFASQDEPLQNSYLPEQESTSYLPPPPVASPSSSSQLLSPQSASLRSLRVDLSKDSFGWSGFSQSLSQSSKGRPGPSQASQSSQPKKKKSRMGF